The following are encoded in a window of Bos javanicus breed banteng chromosome 12, ARS-OSU_banteng_1.0, whole genome shotgun sequence genomic DNA:
- the WASF3 gene encoding actin-binding protein WASF3 isoform X1, producing MPLVKRNIEPRHLCRGALPEGITSELECVTNSTLAAIIRQLSSLSKHAEDIFGELFNEANNFYIRANSLQDRIDRLAVKVTQLDSTVEEVSLQDINMKKAFKSSTVQDQQVVSKNSIPNPVADIYNQSDKPPPLNILTPYRDDKKDGLKFYTDPSYFFDLWKEKMLQDTEDKRKEKRRQKEQKRIDGTTREVKKVRKARNRRQEWNMMAYDKELRPDTRLSQSAHHGASSEGSLSPDTRSHASDVTDYSYPATPNHSLHPQPGTPSYGAGDAPSHGPAAQAPEHEFRPPSASARHLALNRPQQPPPPPPQATEGPQAPAPMAPADYGMLPAQITEYYSPSGPPPPPPPPVIPSAQTAFVCPLQMPLQPPFPASAGSAYAGPPHPPSGGLVVTAPPPPGPPPPPPGPPGAGSSLSSSPMHAPPGAEAKRQEAVQPPVSDARSDLLAAIRMGIQLKKVQEQREQEAKREPVGNDVATILSRRIAVEYSDSDDDSEFDENDWSD from the exons GCAAACATGCTGAGGACATATTCGGAGAGCTGTTCAACGAGGCCAACAACTTCTACATCCGCGCAAACTCTCTGCAGGACAGGATTGATCGCCTCGCtgtcaaggtcacccagctggatTCCACGGTGGAAGAGG TGTCACTACAGGATATCAACATGAAAAAGGCTTTCAAAAGTTCCACAGTCCAAGACCAGCAGGTGGTTTCAAAGAACAGCATTCCTAATCCTGTTGCTGACATTTACAACCAGAGCGATAAACCGCCTCCTCTGAACATCCTTACACCGTACAG AGATGATAAGAAGGATGGGCTGAAGTTCTATACTGATCCTTCCTATTTCTTTGACCTCTGGAAAGAAAAAATGCTACAGGACAcggaagacaaaaggaaagagaaaagacgtcaaaag GAGCAAAAGCGTATAGATGGCACAACCCGGGAGGTGAAAAAGGTTAGAAAAGCCAGAAACAGGCGCCAAGAATGGAATATGATGGCGTATGACAAAGAGCTTAGACCTGACACCAGGTTATCACAGAGCGCACACCACGGAGCGTCTTCTGAAGGATCCTTGTCCCCAGACactag GTCCCATGCATCGGATGTCACGGATTACTCGTACCCGGCCACCCCCAACCACTCTCTGCACCCGCAGCCTGGGACCCCTTCCTACGGAGCAGGTGACGCCCCGTCCCACGGGCCGGCAGCCCAGGCCCCCGAGCACGAGTTCCGGCCCCCGTCAGCCTCCGCCCGGCACCTGGCCCTGAACAGGCCCCAgcagcccccaccacccccaccgcAGGCCACGGAGGGCCCCCAGGCCCCCGCACCCATGGCCCCAGCCGACTACGG GATGCTGCCGGCTCAGATCACGGAGTATTACAGCCCCTCAGGacccccaccgcccccgcccccacccgtgATCCCCTCCGCACAAACTGCTTTCGTCTGCCCCCTCCAGATGCCCCTGCAGCCCCCCTTCCCGGCCTCTGCCGGATCCGCCTACGCtggccctccccaccctccctccgGTGGGCTTGTGGTCACAGCCCCGCCGCCCCCaggccccccgccgcccccgcccggcCCTCCAGGTGCCGGCTCCTCGCTCTCCTCCTCCCCAATGCACGCCCCTCCGGGGGCCGAAGCCAAGAGGCAGGAGGCTGTGCAGCCGCCCGTCAGCGACGCCCGCAGCGACCTCCTCGCCGCCATCCGGATGG GGATTCAGCTGAAGAAGGTGCAAGAACAGCGGGAGCAGGAGGCCAAGCGCGAGCCGGTGGGCAACGACGTGGCCACCATCCTGTCCCGGCGCATCGCCGTCGAGTACAGCGACTCGGACGACGACTCGGAGTTCGATGAGAACGACTGGTCCGACTGA
- the WASF3 gene encoding actin-binding protein WASF3 isoform X2, protein MPLVKRNIEPRHLCRGALPEGITSELECVTNSTLAAIIRQLSSLSKHAEDIFGELFNEANNFYIRANSLQDRIDRLAVKVTQLDSTVEEVSLQDINMKKAFKSSTVQDQQVVSKNSIPNPVADIYNQSDKPPPLNILTPYRDDKKDGLKFYTDPSYFFDLWKEKMLQDTEDKRKEKRRQKRERHKLNPNRSQQISVRKVRTRREEWERRKMGIEFMSDARKLQQAGGAAEHRTPAGSHASDVTDYSYPATPNHSLHPQPGTPSYGAGDAPSHGPAAQAPEHEFRPPSASARHLALNRPQQPPPPPPQATEGPQAPAPMAPADYGMLPAQITEYYSPSGPPPPPPPPVIPSAQTAFVCPLQMPLQPPFPASAGSAYAGPPHPPSGGLVVTAPPPPGPPPPPPGPPGAGSSLSSSPMHAPPGAEAKRQEAVQPPVSDARSDLLAAIRMGIQLKKVQEQREQEAKREPVGNDVATILSRRIAVEYSDSDDDSEFDENDWSD, encoded by the exons GCAAACATGCTGAGGACATATTCGGAGAGCTGTTCAACGAGGCCAACAACTTCTACATCCGCGCAAACTCTCTGCAGGACAGGATTGATCGCCTCGCtgtcaaggtcacccagctggatTCCACGGTGGAAGAGG TGTCACTACAGGATATCAACATGAAAAAGGCTTTCAAAAGTTCCACAGTCCAAGACCAGCAGGTGGTTTCAAAGAACAGCATTCCTAATCCTGTTGCTGACATTTACAACCAGAGCGATAAACCGCCTCCTCTGAACATCCTTACACCGTACAG AGATGATAAGAAGGATGGGCTGAAGTTCTATACTGATCCTTCCTATTTCTTTGACCTCTGGAAAGAAAAAATGCTACAGGACAcggaagacaaaaggaaagagaaaagacgtcaaaag agagagagacacaagcTGAATCCCAACAGAAGCCAGCAAATAAGTGTGAGAAAAGTCAGGACCAGAAGAGAAgagtgggagagaaggaagatggGCATTGAGTTCATGAGTGACGCGAGGAAGCTGCAGCAGGCGGGGGGCGCGGCAGAGCACAGGACGCCCGCCGG GTCCCATGCATCGGATGTCACGGATTACTCGTACCCGGCCACCCCCAACCACTCTCTGCACCCGCAGCCTGGGACCCCTTCCTACGGAGCAGGTGACGCCCCGTCCCACGGGCCGGCAGCCCAGGCCCCCGAGCACGAGTTCCGGCCCCCGTCAGCCTCCGCCCGGCACCTGGCCCTGAACAGGCCCCAgcagcccccaccacccccaccgcAGGCCACGGAGGGCCCCCAGGCCCCCGCACCCATGGCCCCAGCCGACTACGG GATGCTGCCGGCTCAGATCACGGAGTATTACAGCCCCTCAGGacccccaccgcccccgcccccacccgtgATCCCCTCCGCACAAACTGCTTTCGTCTGCCCCCTCCAGATGCCCCTGCAGCCCCCCTTCCCGGCCTCTGCCGGATCCGCCTACGCtggccctccccaccctccctccgGTGGGCTTGTGGTCACAGCCCCGCCGCCCCCaggccccccgccgcccccgcccggcCCTCCAGGTGCCGGCTCCTCGCTCTCCTCCTCCCCAATGCACGCCCCTCCGGGGGCCGAAGCCAAGAGGCAGGAGGCTGTGCAGCCGCCCGTCAGCGACGCCCGCAGCGACCTCCTCGCCGCCATCCGGATGG GGATTCAGCTGAAGAAGGTGCAAGAACAGCGGGAGCAGGAGGCCAAGCGCGAGCCGGTGGGCAACGACGTGGCCACCATCCTGTCCCGGCGCATCGCCGTCGAGTACAGCGACTCGGACGACGACTCGGAGTTCGATGAGAACGACTGGTCCGACTGA